In Nymphaea colorata isolate Beijing-Zhang1983 unplaced genomic scaffold, ASM883128v2 scaffold0361, whole genome shotgun sequence, the following proteins share a genomic window:
- the LOC116244888 gene encoding pirin-like protein, whose amino-acid sequence MSLIFKPSWVNEGKGAKVIRVIGNQYLRNLDPFLMLDYFKVRLPAGFPDHPHRGFETVTYMQQGSFYHEDFKGHKGKIGPGDLQWMTAGRGIVHSEVPASYDEDNLGFQLWINLESKNKMIEPAYQEYTSDKIQVYQGDKVEVKIISGKWEGKTGPIYARTPLTTSTSISCLEESLNFPFQESGTQLSSFTREECSTRTRMSWIRFTAVFA is encoded by the coding sequence ATGTCTCTCATCTTCAAACCAAGCTGGGTCAACGAGGGCAAGGGCGCCAAGGTCATCCGCGTCATCGGCAACCAATATCTTAGAAACCTAGATCCCTTCCTCATGCTCGATTATTTCAAAGTTAGACTGCCTGCCGGCTTCCCCGACCACCCCCACCGTGGCTTTGAAACCGTCACCTACATGCAGCAGGGAAGCTTCTACCACGAGGACTTCAAAGGACATAAGGGAAAAATAGGCCCTGGTGATTTGCAATGGATGACTGCAGGCAGAGGAATTGTTCACTCGGAAGTCCCCGCCTCTTACGATGAAGACAACCTAGGCTTCCAACTGTGGATCAATTTGGAGAGCAAGAACAAGATGATCGAGCCAGCTTACCAGGAATACACAAGCGATAAGATACAAGTATACCAGGGTGATAAGGTGGAAGTCAAGATCATCTCTGGCAAGTGGGAAGGAAAAACTGGCCCAATCTACGCCAGAACTCCTCTTACTACTTCGACGTCCATATCCTGCCTGGAGGAGTCTTTGAACTTCCCATTTCAGGAATCTGGAACACAATTATCTTCGTTTACTAGGGAGGAGTGCTCTACCAGGACAAGGATGTCGTGGATACGCTTCACTGCTGTGTTTGCATAA